A genome region from Nicotiana tabacum cultivar K326 chromosome 13, ASM71507v2, whole genome shotgun sequence includes the following:
- the LOC107766540 gene encoding F-box protein FBW2-like, with the protein MESQEFRRWDELIPDALGLIFRNLSLQEVLTIVPRVCKSWGKAARGPYCWQEIDIEEWSKNLSPDNLDRMLQFLITRSCGSLRKLCVFGLSRESSFTFIANNAKSLQMLRLPKSDIGDSIVEQVAGMFSNITFLDVSYCIKIGARALEAIGKQCRCLTGLRRTMHPLEVIDKLSQDDEALAIASTMSKLKQLEIAYMLVGTTSITEVLKNCRHLELLDVRGCWNVNLEENFVKKFHQLKVVGPLVVDCYDRNGWDNCSDYSSSSGYVPWEFVAGDMDDDDFDGMSDVYWEEDDQSIEDVEMWFYDDLNAVDSGYDWPQSP; encoded by the exons ATGGAGAGTCAGGAGTTTCGGCGGTGGGATGAATTAATTCCTGATGCACTTGGGCTAATATTTAGGAACCTTTCACTTCAAGAGGTATTAACTATAGTTCCAAGGGTTTGCAAATCATGGGGAAAAGCCGCAAGAGGTCCTTATTGTTGGCAAGAGATCGACATTGAGGAATGGAGCAAAAATCTTAGCCCTGATAACCTTGATCGGATGCTTCAATTTCTTATTACAAGAAGCTGTGGTTCTCTCCGTAAGCTTTGTGTTTTTGGTCTCTCCAGGGAATCAAGCTTCACATTCATTGCAAACAA TGCCAAATCTTTGCAGATGTTGCGGTTGCCAAAAAGTGATATAGGCGATTCCATCGTGGAACAGGTCGCTGGAATGTTCTCGAACATTACATTTTTGGATGTGAGCTACTGCATAAAAATAGGAGCCAGAGCGCTTGAAGCTATAGGGAAGCAGTGTAGATGTCTAACTGGTTTGCGTCGAACAATGCATCCCCTTGAGGTTATTGACAAGCTTTCCCAAGACGATGAAGCCCTTGCAATAGCTAGTACAATGTCAAAGCTCAAGCAGCTCGAAATTGCTTATATGCTGGTTGGTACAACAAGCATAACCGAGGTCCTTAAAAACTGCAGACATCTTGAGCTGCTCGATGTAAGGGGTTGTTGGAATGTGAACCTTGAAGAAAATTTCGTAAAGAAATTCCATCAGCTAAAGGTGGTCGGTCCCCTTGTCGTAGATTGCTATGATCGAAACGGATGGGACAATTGCTCTGATTATTCAAGTTCTTCAGGCTATGTACCATGGGAATTTGTGGCTGGTGACATGGACGATGACGACTTTGATGGCATGTCCGATGTGTATTGGGAGGAAGATGACCAAAGTATTGAGGACGTCGAAATGTGGTTTTATGATGACTTAAATGCTGTGGACTCTGGATACGATTGGCCGCAATCTCCTTGA